One Danio rerio strain Tuebingen ecotype United States chromosome 13, GRCz12tu, whole genome shotgun sequence DNA window includes the following coding sequences:
- the lbx1a gene encoding transcription factor LBX1a isoform X1 encodes MTSKEDAKGASVEDRRRSPLDHLPPPANSNKPLTPFSIEDILNKPSVKRSYTICGTAHLLSSGEKHPSTGHPLSNRALLTQTSPLCALEELASKTFKGLEVSVLQAAEGRDGMTLFGQRNTPKKRRKSRTAFTNHQIYELEKRFLYQKYLSPADRDQIAQQLGLTNAQVITWFQNRRAKLKRDLEEMKADVESAKAVGNVPFEKMAKLADLEKRVNGTLGDSSAVSPSRSNHEHEGTNKLHMSPSSPYTDHTTSKECSEDEDEEIDVDD; translated from the exons ATGACCTCCAAAGAAGACGCGAAAGGCGCCTCGGTTGAGGACCGAAGGCGCAGTCCGTTGGACCATCTTCCTCCACCTGCTAACTCAAACAAACCTCTCACTCCGTTCAGCATAGAGGATATTTTGAACAAGCCGTCTGTCAAACGAAGTTACACAATTTGCGGCACGGCGCACCTGCTTTCTTCCGGTGAGAAGCATCCGTCCACGGGCCATCCCCTCTCCAACCGTGCGCTGCTCACCCAGACATCTCCACTGTGCGCCCTGGAGGAGCTCGCCAGCAAAACCTTCAAGGGGCTGGAAGTCAGTGTCTTACAAGCGGCAGAAG gGAGAGACGGCATGACACTCTTCGGTCAGAGGAATACCCCTAAAAAACGGAGAAAGTCGAGAACAGCTTTCACCAATCACCAAATCTACGAACTTGAGAAGAGATTTCTCTATCAGAAATATCTGTCTCCGGCTGATCGAGATCAGATCGCTCAGCAGCTCGGGCTCACGAATGCTCAAGTCATCACCTGGTTCCAGAATCGCCGAGCCAAACTCAAAAGAGACCTAGAGGAGATGAAGGCGGACGTGGAGTCGGCCAAAGCGGTGGGCAATGTACCTTTTGAGAAAATGGCCAAACTGGCAGACCTAGAGAAACGTGTGAACGGTACACTCGGAGATTCATCGGCCGTGTCTCCGTCACGATCTAATCACGAGCACGAGGGCACCAACAAACTCCACATGTCACCATCATCGCCATATACAGACCACACAACGAGCAAAGAGTGTTCAGAAGACGAAGACGAGGAAATTGATGTAGatgactga